The nucleotide sequence ataaattatgatccagcgtgaattttcttgataaaaaaaatatgattgtgtctggtaacgtgcatgtaaaatggctagaaatagcattttagcttagcataaagctgacaatttacacaaggattatgtCTATCCGTCTCCCTCAGTTAATAACATACATCTCATCCATACGAAAGCCTgtatgtggagagagagagagagagagtagtgcAGTCTCAGCTGAAGGCAGTACTGCTGAATCAGTCACTATGAATCTTCATTTCACTtctgcctcacacacacacaaacacactcaatctattactcacacacattcatttaaaaaggGCTGCCTCATCAGAGGAAAACACAGGCAATCATAGAACTGAGTTACTCACTCCATACAacagcacgattgtgagtgtgacaTTGCTTTGATGCAGCAGTTCTAGAAACAACAAGTAACTGGCAGTTTAGAGACAATATGGTCAGTTTTATTGTCTATTTATGCACCACCAAAGCAAATAGATCAGTTGCAATGTTGTGCACCACAGAACTGCAATCCTACATAGTGAACAAAGACACAAACTGTGAAGCTTCCCACtactgttatactaaatatcagcaatGCCGCTTGTCCATTCAGATTAGTACGGTGGCCGTGAAGTACAAAATAGCAATGGCAAATCCAAAGACAAATGACAATTCAGAAACACAACAACGAATCATAAAACACAACATCAAATCTGAAAACAAAAGAGctaatcagaaaacacaacagcgaATCCGGAATCAAAACAACATGTTAGAAATCACAACAGCAATCCGTCGAGACAGAAAGGGTAGGTTCCAGAGCTTGTGTGAATGAGACCTAGTCCTTTCCTCAGGATTGGTTCACTAATTCACTAATCAAAATCCATGTCAAAAGTTCACTGACTGAAAAACATCTCTGGTTagacatgtaacctcggttccctgtgatgaagggaatgagacattgctgtTAGCACGATGAGGAGTCCTTCTCAGACGACCTTGTTTAAACCTTTATATAATCATgccaatcctctgattggcaatggtgtctgagccccaCCCCTTCAGGCAcgcagttggcctatataagcgggcactcagtcaccatttcttcagtaTGTTCTGACTGAGGGTCAAGAGTGTGTCACTGGTAttatgaaactctgaagtggTAGTGTGGCCAGCttttgcaatgtctcattcccttcatctcagggaaccgaagttacatgtgtaaccggagACGTTCCTTTTCGATTCAGCTCActcgacattgctgtaagcactatggggtGCGATATCCCATCATGACATTATTCTCCCAGAGTTATAACACTAAACAGAGATATTCATAAGGAGTCATGGGCTGATGTTCCATGTCCACACGGACTTtgatgatgacagaatgaaggagggcatggggaaatgcatacttgcggaTCCACGGCCAGCGGGGCTTGGGATATGGAGTACCAAAGGGGAAAGTGGCCGTTCTCCGCACAGGCAAATAGGTCAACTTCCATTTTGCCAAGTAATTGCCAAATCCTCATCACTGTTTGAGTATGCAGTCTTCATTCCCCTTGTATTGCTCCCTGGCATGACAACAGATCCGCTCCAAAATTCAGATGGCCCAGGAAATGTCATATGCAATGAGAGAGATGACGCCCACTCCATTGGAGGAGGCATTGTGTCATGCTTATTAATTGTGGTGATCGGAGCCTACCCTGGCAATTTatgccactactgttgtgttgtctgaATGAATCAGAACATGATGATTCACAATGTcagaatgaaaagctctcaaagctagaaagacagccagtaaTTCTTGGCGGTTGATGAGCTATGCCTGTTTCACACCTGTGCAGGTGCCAAAAGTCAGGCATCTATCACACAACgtgccccaacctgtgttggatgcatctgTGGTCACACACCCTGTTGTCGGCACTATCCATGGTGCAAGAGCAACCAGACATCATCGAGTCACCACAATGCGCATGCGCCCGAGGCTCCAAGTGCAATGTGGAAACTGTCGCTTGAGCCAGTACTGGAGAGGTCTCAAATGAAACAGACCTAATGGTTTGATGGCAGATGCTGCTGCCATAAAACCCACCATTCTCTGAAATTACTTCAGTGGCAATGTTTTCCCTAGTTTGAACTGAGACTGCATGCATGCTCACAGAGTCGAGACAaactcctaaaaaggagatttgcTGGCTGGGGAAAAGTGTTCTTTTCACCCAGTTGACGCAGACCCAGATTGTTTTGATGGCAAAGCAACGAGTCTGCTGCAAGTCTACAGACTGAAgtaagaggccttccgggatatgTTGTCTCTGGAGGCAGTTGAAAGGTACCAACAGGCCCGAAGGTCTGTGGCCtctgccgtgagggaggcaaagcagtgggtgtggaaaaagtttggagaagccatggagaaggactttcggtccgcaccaaagtgcttctggaaaaccatccgccaccttaggaAGGGGAagagcaaagatgggacgctgttgacctcaaccgaggaggttattgggtggtggaaggaacactttgaagaactcctaaatcccaacacgccctctgtGCTAGAGGCAGatggggggggtcccttcttagggcgatccaatccctgtacgtccaaagcgagagctgtgtctgggtcctcggcacgaagtcgagtccGTTCCATGTGGGGGGTTGGTCTTCGCCAGGGCtgcactttgtcaccaatcctgtttgtgatattcatggacaatATGTCGAGGCATAGCCGGGGTGGGGAAGGGGTGCAGTTTGGttggctggggatctcatcgctgctttttgcagatgatgtggttttcatgtcatcatcggtccgtgaccttcagctctcgtgggaccgcttggcagtcgagtgtgaagcggctgggatgaggattagcacttCTAAATCTGatgccatggttctcagcaggaaactgatggagtgcgtactccgggtagggaaggaggtattgccccaagtgaaggagttcaagtacctcggggtcttgttcacgagtgaggggacaatggagcgggaggttggccggagaatcggggcagcggggccggtattgcactcgctcaatcgcaccgttgtcacgaaaagagagctgacccgtaaggcaaagctctcgatctaccggtcagtttttgttcctaccctcacctatggtcatgaaggctgggtcatgaccaaaagaactaggtcacgagtgcAAGTgtccgaaatgggcttcctcagaagggtggtgggcttctcccttagagatagggtgaggagctcagtcatccgtgaggagctcggagtagagccactgctcctttgcgtcgaaaggagccagttcagcgcctccctagggaagtgtttcaggcacgtccagctgggaagaggcctcggggaagacctaggactaggtggagagattacatctccacactggcctgggaatgcctcggggtcccccagtcagagctggttaatgtggctcggaatagggaagtttggggccccctgctggagctgctgctcccgcgacccgactttggataagcggttgaagatggatggatgggtggatgtttCGTTTTGCACTTCACAGCCACCGTACATAGCCCTTAGAGGCCTCAGAATTGGCATCAACGACGTATTTACCTTTTTCCTCCTTAAAAGTGTGTTTAGGAAGTCAATGATTATCAAAATCTAGATTTTAAGCATGTAGAGCTGCCTTGATGTGAATTTGCTGACAATCTCAGAaggctaattcgccatgggttccctatGGGTTTTTAGAATAGGGATTTTCAAATTACGAGGAAAATAAGATCTAAGAATGTTATGGTTTGTTCtagaacataaattacacacagtcatacctcaatcATGGATTTTGAAGCTGTTGTGTCTTTTGAAAATGCATGACGCTTACCcgttgctaaataaggactacaacagTCGTCCATTTCTTAAAGCACATATCTTGCATGCTgatggtagttgtagtccttaatTAGCATTGTGATAGCAACATGTGTTTTTACAAACAGTagctttaaaatgtacttttgagGTGTGACTGTTTGCAATTTATGTTCTAGAATAAAACGTAAATGTCTCCAAGTAATTTTGACCACGGGTCTTATTTTATGCATATAGCTTTATCTAAAAAcagccattataaaaacccaacTAATGGTTCGAAAATGTTAATTGTCTTCCAGGTTTTGGGATTACAATCTGAACCTGAACCTGTATGTTGTTTTGGCAGTCTATGggaaaatatgcatttttttattcagagttacaccacatgacctaaattttagttaataaaaaaatataattataataatcatcatcacaCAGTCTGTTTTATGCTTTTgtcaacataaaaaacaaaaactagctTTCCACATGCTGGTTACACTACATGATCACAGTGGACGTTTTTCTAAAAttgtattcatgttttttttaattttgattttaaatataataCTAATGAAAGATTATTTCATTTCAAGATTATTAAACCATTTCAGCTTTAATAAGATTTACTGTCTCCAggtggttacaccacatgacattttattttaaaagaaaatctgaCCAAGTTTTCGAACTCAGAAATCGAAAACATGTTCAGCATAGAAGAGGTGTTTTCAAGTcgttgcttttttatttatttttgaataaaataatagATTATATCATTGACACAATTGTTAATAATACTTcttttaatatgtaatatgtcttttatcatattgctgtaaAAGTTATTGTTTTATTGCACTCCATGGTTTTAATAAAAGagtgtagacacacacacacacacacacacacacacacacattgttaatgTACCTGAGAGAATCGGTGCTAAAATGAAAGTCCATTATCTGTTGTTCTCTGTGCTGCTACTCGTGAGATTGTGTTTCAGATCATTAGTCGGATTCTCTCTGATCTGTGCAGAGCATCAGAATCACGCTCGAGACCTGGTGAGGAGCGCCGACCTGACGCAGTGGAGCGCTGTGGTTATCCTCTCTGGAGACGGACTGCTCTTTGAGGTGTGTGCTGACCGCTTCTgtccatgagtgtgtgtgtatccgGTCAGCTCATATAGGTGTGTGTTGTGTAGGTGGTGAACGGTCTAATGGACAGAGAGGATtgggaaaaggccattcaaactCCAGTGGGAATTCTGCCTGGAGGTTCAGGGAATGCGCTGGCAGCGTCTGTACATCACTACTCACGGTGAGCACTCGAGAATGTTCGTCCCTATTAAAAGTCTTTTAATTGGTTCCTGTGGTTATTTCTCTACACTTTGCATTCATTACGGCGGTGTTTGTGTTGAATAAAGTGAAGGAAATTCAAATTAATGAAATGATGAATCACTAATTACCTGAGAGAGCACTGCAGACATTTACAGCCAAGAAGAAAGCTGTTTTGACTCTTGTTTGTGTCCAATTCAGGTAACTAATACTTGAGGTAAGAGATCAGGGGTCAAGGGTTAGGGGTCAGGGGTTAAACAAAAGCGATTCTAGAGAGCTGTGGAGAAAACGCTGAGTTTGCTCACACTAATCGAGTCATTTCTATTCATGAAACTCTGAAACTCCAGACAGCAGCAGGACATTCATCACTACAGAGACTCACTGAGGAAATGAAATAATGATCTGGCCATTTACTCCCTCATACCATGATTGTGAGTTTGAAATATATTGGTTATTGAAATACaagcgccccctgctggcctgtaTCTCACCTACAGTACACATTGATTGTTGTAATACAACAATTTCACAAAGTGATTGAACTGACCACATTGTTGATGTTAAGCTGTAAAAGAGTTTAACATGATCAAGTTTAACATTATTATGAGTAaccttgtgtctatacttttgaaacagtgagtattttaatgattatcgactggcccccattcacttccattgtaagtgtcttactgtaatcgtgattggatataactttacacagataagattagtaagtgattttatcacactaaaatcatgtttacatgtatattgtttatgtcttgtgtctatacttttgaaacagtgagtattttaatgattatcatctggcccccattcacttccattgtaagtgtcttactgtaatcatgattggatataactttacacagataagattagtaagtgattatatcacactaatatcatgttaacatgtatattgtttatgtcttgtgtctatacttttgaaacagtgagtattttaatgattatcgactggcccccattcacttccattgtaagtgtcttactgtaatcgtgattggatataactttacacagataagattagtaagtgattttatcacactaatatcatgttaacatgtatattgtttatgtcttgtgtctatacttttgaaacagtgagtattttaatgattatcgactggcccccattcacttccattgtaagtgtcttattGTAACAGCTCCGCCCCCTCAAAAGCACCACTGCAATTACTATGGGTAAGGTTAGTCTTCGACCTGGTTTACCAACAGATCTGTGTGTGTTCCTTCTGTAGGGCGCCTCCGGTGTGGGGTGAAGATCTGTTGCTCAGTTGTGGGTTTTTACTCTGTAAGGGTCTGATCTCCAAACTGGACCTGGTCTCCATCCGACTGTCCTCAGGCCTTCGCCTCTTCTCCTTCCTTGCATTTGCCTGGGGCTTCGTGGCCGATGTCGACATCGAGAGTGAGCAGTTCCGACAAATAGGAGCGTATCGCTTTTTATTGAGCACGCTGGTCCGTATCGCCTCGCTACGGATCTATCAGGGCAAACTGGCATACCTCCCTGCTGAAGATGAGTCGGAGTCGAATGCTGCGTCTTTTTCTACCCCCGGTTCCTCATTGCAAACACAACAGACACTTGATAATCAAACGCCTAACAACTGCACTGAGCGTAATACTGCTGAACAAACCCCGGTGGACTCGGTTGGCCAACTAGTCGACCATCTTCTCGTACCCCTGGACCAGCCCGTCCCTCAAGAGTGGACGGTTGTTAAAGAGCAAGACTTCGTCCTGGTACTAGCAATGTTCCAGTCGTACCTGGGCGAGGATGTGCAGTCAGCGCCAGACGCCCGTGCGGACGACGGATTGATCCACCTGTTCTACGTGACGGCTGGTATCTCTCGCCCAACTCTGCTCAGACTGTTCCGGGCTATGCAGAGTGGCACACACCTGGACTACGGCTGCCCGCACCTGATGTACCGGCGGGCAAGAGCTCTGAGACTGGAGCCGTTGACCCGGCTGGGCATTATGACGGTGGATGGAGAGGAGGTGGAATATGGGCCCATACAAGCACAGGTGCACAGAGGAGTGGCCAGACTCATTGCTG is from Xyrauchen texanus isolate HMW12.3.18 chromosome 8, RBS_HiC_50CHRs, whole genome shotgun sequence and encodes:
- the LOC127648308 gene encoding sphingosine kinase 1-like, translated to MNEPDASRQNEPAARALMHGLFTDAETGRVTYALSLSDSCLTVQRITSPASSSRDTERLELRDCVGSRAQPGDSEDHGAYLCAYFYPNRRRWMGWAPVRQREERRFRLALNANDDEDEARDANLREVERWARAIRNNSGHTHGVLFSEVCRIRDVMVLVNPQSGRGQAMALYNGHVQRMLSEADIPHKLVITEHQNHARDLVRSADLTQWSAVVILSGDGLLFEVVNGLMDREDWEKAIQTPVGILPGGSGNALAASVHHYSRAPPVWGEDLLLSCGFLLCKGLISKLDLVSIRLSSGLRLFSFLAFAWGFVADVDIESEQFRQIGAYRFLLSTLVRIASLRIYQGKLAYLPAEDESESNAASFSTPGSSLQTQQTLDNQTPNNCTERNTAEQTPVDSVGQLVDHLLVPLDQPVPQEWTVVKEQDFVLVLAMFQSYLGEDVQSAPDARADDGLIHLFYVTAGISRPTLLRLFRAMQSGTHLDYGCPHLMYRRARALRLEPLTRLGIMTVDGEEVEYGPIQAQVHRGVARLIAG